In Paraburkholderia caribensis, a single window of DNA contains:
- a CDS encoding host specificity factor TipJ family phage tail protein yields MQQSIVCVDNDFWLRADWSKPIPHGAIVHFIPVAQGGGSNPLQAVLMIAIAVAAVYTGGAAAAAYGAASGVAAGTVTAGMMAVQAGVSMAVMAAGSMLVNAIVPAKTANVAQGTTTSPTYALGSSGNTARLLEAIPVLYGRMKLTPDLASQSYTEYAGNELYLYELFCITQGELEVEQVLIGDTDIGNFSEIEYEIVGPNQPVTLFPDNVVTSNAVSGIELQAPNDSGDWVGPFVANPAGSAANFIGVDITLPSGLFYAADDGSLQSLSLTFEAQARLIDDAGHALADWIALDVRTVSMATAQPQMVSYRYPVAGGRYEVRMRRTSNLNEDSRAQNRIQWAALRAYLPSARYYGNVTLLAMRARATNSLNSSTAHDVHVIGTRKLPVWTGNGWSAPQPTRSIAWAIADAVRNTDYSLGLPDRRLDLDALVRLDAVWASRGDEFNGVFDSKGSFWDALTTICRAGRAIPMYFGGVVSVVRDELKTVRTAMFTPDNIVAGSFEADYGFFSVDSPDYVTVEYMDETTWSWQDVACIPTGSPALVEKRVQMVGPTKRAQAFREGIYMAYANRDQRKTVSITAELDGLIPLYGDLVGISHDLPRWGISGVVEDVEGSHLYVSEQLEWTAGAQHYVYFAQRNGMPTAALRVVQPDADDGLSMLLIDPLPEFFEFSDGHLEEPTRFSFGPAIDKVSQDVRLIRAVPRDGKVELTFVNNAASPHTAETGLSPPAPTSPSLLPTVVHAPIIAQVSANWQITPGRVSITATPAAGALLYEYWGSSDGGVTWAKLGATGSNVLDVPVAIGTWRFRVRAFGASGLPGPYTTWTGTVTEFKYPPAPPTLSLREPFVGNQLSIEIQRRADVDYFHVDVVVGGVVKYGADITAQNFTWTLDQARQYEALADTFDVRVEAGNIAGLGNPATIIVKNAPPPAPSVSVSGAAPTVTLTMSVAGYANVTGYRVRDNSGAVVYEGSAATCTVAAGGTYFITAYNDWLSESLATVVTATPADPDSGGGGAGDH; encoded by the coding sequence ATGCAACAATCCATCGTATGCGTCGACAATGACTTCTGGCTGCGAGCCGACTGGTCGAAGCCAATTCCTCACGGTGCCATCGTTCATTTCATTCCGGTTGCCCAAGGTGGCGGCTCCAATCCCCTGCAGGCAGTCCTGATGATCGCGATCGCAGTGGCTGCCGTCTATACGGGCGGGGCTGCTGCGGCGGCCTATGGCGCGGCGTCGGGTGTGGCGGCTGGCACAGTGACGGCTGGCATGATGGCGGTGCAGGCGGGCGTGTCCATGGCGGTGATGGCCGCCGGCTCGATGCTCGTGAATGCCATCGTTCCGGCGAAGACGGCGAACGTCGCACAGGGCACGACAACCAGTCCGACCTATGCGCTCGGATCGAGCGGTAACACCGCCCGTCTGCTTGAGGCGATTCCTGTGCTGTATGGCCGGATGAAGCTCACGCCCGATCTCGCGTCGCAGTCGTACACCGAATATGCGGGCAATGAGCTGTACCTCTATGAGCTCTTTTGTATCACGCAGGGCGAGCTGGAGGTCGAACAGGTGCTGATCGGTGACACTGACATCGGCAACTTCAGCGAGATCGAATACGAAATCGTTGGGCCGAACCAGCCGGTTACGCTGTTTCCGGACAATGTCGTGACGAGCAATGCGGTAAGCGGTATCGAGTTGCAGGCACCGAATGACAGTGGCGACTGGGTGGGGCCGTTCGTGGCCAATCCGGCGGGCAGCGCGGCCAACTTTATCGGCGTCGATATCACCTTGCCGTCCGGCCTGTTTTATGCGGCCGACGACGGCTCGCTGCAGTCGCTGTCGCTGACGTTCGAGGCGCAGGCGCGGCTGATCGATGATGCAGGGCATGCGCTGGCGGACTGGATCGCGCTCGACGTGCGCACGGTCAGTATGGCGACGGCGCAGCCGCAGATGGTGTCGTATCGCTATCCTGTCGCAGGCGGGCGCTACGAGGTGCGCATGCGGCGCACATCCAACCTCAATGAAGACTCGCGGGCGCAGAACCGCATCCAGTGGGCAGCACTGCGTGCCTATCTGCCGAGCGCGCGTTACTACGGCAATGTCACGCTGCTTGCGATGCGCGCCCGAGCGACGAACTCGCTGAATTCGAGCACCGCGCACGACGTGCACGTCATCGGAACGCGAAAGCTGCCTGTCTGGACGGGCAACGGATGGAGTGCGCCGCAGCCGACCAGGAGCATTGCATGGGCCATTGCGGATGCCGTACGCAACACGGATTACAGTCTCGGTCTTCCAGACCGGCGACTCGATCTCGACGCGCTGGTTCGACTGGATGCCGTGTGGGCGTCGCGCGGTGACGAGTTCAATGGTGTGTTCGACTCGAAGGGATCGTTCTGGGACGCGCTCACCACCATCTGCCGCGCGGGCCGCGCGATACCGATGTACTTCGGCGGGGTCGTGAGCGTTGTCCGCGACGAACTGAAGACGGTGCGAACGGCGATGTTCACGCCGGACAACATTGTCGCCGGCTCGTTTGAAGCGGACTACGGCTTCTTTAGCGTCGATTCGCCGGATTACGTCACGGTCGAGTATATGGATGAGACCACGTGGAGCTGGCAGGATGTCGCCTGTATCCCGACTGGCTCGCCCGCGCTCGTCGAGAAACGCGTGCAGATGGTCGGGCCGACGAAACGCGCGCAGGCATTTCGCGAAGGCATCTATATGGCGTACGCGAACCGTGACCAGCGCAAGACGGTGTCGATTACCGCTGAGCTCGACGGACTGATTCCGCTGTATGGAGACCTCGTCGGCATCTCGCACGATCTGCCGAGGTGGGGGATTTCTGGGGTGGTGGAGGACGTCGAGGGCTCGCATCTCTATGTGAGCGAGCAGCTTGAATGGACTGCGGGTGCGCAGCATTACGTCTACTTCGCGCAACGCAACGGGATGCCGACGGCAGCGTTGAGGGTCGTGCAGCCTGACGCCGACGATGGTCTCTCGATGCTGCTGATCGATCCGCTGCCTGAGTTTTTCGAGTTCAGTGACGGGCACCTGGAAGAGCCGACCCGGTTCTCCTTTGGTCCGGCGATCGACAAGGTGTCACAGGATGTCCGGTTGATCAGGGCGGTGCCGCGCGATGGGAAGGTGGAACTCACGTTTGTCAACAATGCAGCCAGTCCGCACACGGCTGAGACGGGCCTGAGTCCGCCCGCTCCGACGTCACCATCGTTGCTGCCAACCGTGGTACACGCGCCGATCATTGCCCAGGTTTCTGCGAACTGGCAGATCACACCGGGGCGCGTGTCCATCACGGCTACGCCGGCGGCGGGGGCGCTACTTTACGAATACTGGGGCAGTTCTGATGGTGGTGTCACGTGGGCCAAGCTCGGCGCGACGGGTTCAAACGTGCTCGATGTGCCCGTTGCAATCGGTACATGGAGGTTCCGCGTGCGCGCTTTCGGTGCGAGTGGCTTGCCGGGGCCGTACACGACATGGACGGGTACAGTAACGGAGTTCAAATATCCGCCTGCGCCGCCGACGCTCTCACTGCGCGAGCCTTTCGTCGGCAACCAGCTGTCGATCGAAATCCAGCGACGCGCTGACGTGGATTATTTCCATGTCGATGTCGTCGTGGGCGGTGTCGTCAAATACGGAGCCGATATTACTGCGCAGAACTTCACGTGGACGCTGGATCAGGCGCGGCAGTATGAAGCACTGGCAGATACGTTCGATGTCCGGGTCGAGGCAGGCAATATCGCCGGGCTCGGGAATCCCGCGACGATCATTGTCAAGAATGCGCCGCCGCCAGCTCCATCGGTCAGCGTTTCCGGCGCAGCACCCACAGTGACTTTGACGATGTCAGTAGCGGGCTACGCGAACGTCACCGGGTATCGTGTGCGCGACAACTCAGGCGCGGTTGTATATGAAGGCTCCGCAGCCACCTGCACGGTCGCGGCAGGCGGAACTTATTTCATTACGGCATACAACGACTGGCTTAGCGAGTCATTGGCGACGGTTGTGACGGCAACGCCCGCCGACCCGGACTCAGGGGGGGGCGGCGCTGGAGACCACTGA
- a CDS encoding NlpC/P60 family protein, which yields MTADDANQYINRPWTSGARGPESFDCWGLLAWVQRHHFGIVLPDLPDVPDERRDLYHAQMEAGAWRVVDQPVHGCGVLLRGGDRPHVGVYLDLDGGGVLHAIEGVGVVFTPRPQLRMMGYPRASWYSFL from the coding sequence ATGACGGCAGACGACGCGAACCAGTACATCAATCGGCCCTGGACAAGCGGCGCACGTGGGCCTGAATCATTCGACTGCTGGGGACTGCTGGCGTGGGTGCAGCGGCATCATTTTGGCATCGTGTTGCCGGACCTGCCCGATGTTCCGGACGAGAGGCGTGATCTGTACCACGCGCAGATGGAAGCCGGCGCATGGCGAGTTGTCGACCAGCCAGTGCACGGATGCGGTGTGTTGCTGCGAGGTGGCGACAGGCCGCATGTCGGCGTGTATTTGGATCTCGATGGCGGTGGTGTGTTGCATGCGATCGAAGGCGTTGGCGTCGTTTTTACGCCGCGACCACAACTCAGAATGATGGGGTATCCACGTGCCAGCTGGTACAGCTTCCTATAG
- a CDS encoding DUF1833 family protein, whose protein sequence is MATITEALAEVYASNPQGEVVLDTLELRHSSFIDGSGNPAPIRVVADYIDLTARLEFDAPLDAGKNVTFLAVAFQFSLPSMEEGQAPQIDIVIDGASAEIIGHLESAVTQTEEIECTHRRFLASNSGAGPQDGEPLTLYIASAKATLTRVTATATLTDINNSPFPSKVYSPNVFPGLVR, encoded by the coding sequence ATGGCGACCATTACTGAGGCGCTGGCGGAGGTGTATGCCAGCAATCCGCAGGGCGAAGTCGTGCTCGATACGCTCGAACTGCGGCATTCATCGTTTATCGACGGGAGCGGTAATCCGGCACCCATCCGTGTCGTTGCAGACTATATCGATCTGACGGCGCGGCTGGAGTTCGATGCACCGCTCGATGCCGGCAAAAACGTGACCTTCCTTGCGGTGGCGTTCCAGTTCAGTCTGCCATCGATGGAAGAGGGGCAGGCGCCGCAGATCGATATTGTCATTGATGGTGCGAGCGCGGAGATCATTGGACATCTCGAGAGTGCGGTGACGCAAACAGAGGAAATCGAATGCACGCATCGGCGCTTCCTCGCATCCAATTCCGGCGCTGGTCCGCAGGACGGTGAGCCGCTGACGCTGTATATCGCGAGCGCCAAAGCAACTTTGACGCGCGTGACGGCCACGGCGACCCTCACGGATATCAATAACAGTCCGTTCCCGTCGAAGGTCTACAGCCCGAACGTTTTTCCGGGGCTCGTGCGATGA
- a CDS encoding phage tail length tape measure family protein: MGQLVVQITADPSSYQAAARSLRSDAQGVGSAVGKAGDDGAAGMDKIGTHTASARRELLVMAHELATGNIKNFGGSLMVYAEQVDFFAFALSPVGAAISAVVAGLGLFAVAAYKGHEEADTLTKSLQTTGNYAGQTASSFAALTQAIAASTGNSLGTAREGLQALVSSGQITGQSLQVLGEDVVRMHDLTGEKLEDIAKDYARMPEGVAKWAEQHNQSMHFITTSTYDYIRQLEDAGDRQGAMLVVAKALDDHLRMESLPNLGYLQTAWHGVGSAIQSAWEWMKSIGRAETAAEQIANATAEVQRLQNALNAPSGAMNTDLLQPQLQAAQARLESLNRDALREQDAALDKSQQAQVQQAGIAASDFLKKLRDEEKGINRVNDALDDYRRRVAEYNQANPGNAVSKQQQATDEAYLRKQYTDTSGATEANKVRKSLLDAALQDTKNGLELIQSAYKNADDQLQALHKATLISDQTFYTAEITLADDAAQKTVAAYEQERSTLQAAYWKAPLQDRIRITQEIGELDTKIAKARQDNAAKDAVYMTQQTEAQRKYQKSIEDARDALLAQSGVTVPKATHDFDERNRGARLQAATTGDLGSAAFLDQSRQLTILNAQYNDIVARAKDAQNSISLDQQEGLTGLLDAFSALRSNSAETVQSLQSIYDQVNRLSWTTSDEGVLRSLDQLRDRIRQSMLDSQGYLKDFTDAGKTAFSSLFSDIVSGTRTPAQAVQSMVSSMLSSFAQLFANRVYASITNSLFGALFGSASGTGSAAYGFTMPASIQGSGSLFGVGAGLGFATGGSVWGPGTGTSDSINARLSNGEFVVKESVVSKPGMRTFLEELNGDGRVSGRNRFASGGYVGDDSPGAGAASGPNIDLHIHNAPAGVEQVTQSRLPDGGLRMDVILEKVDQHIASGIASGRGATARTMQRRYGLNRTLGQP, translated from the coding sequence TTGGGGCAGCTCGTTGTACAGATCACCGCCGACCCGTCGTCCTATCAGGCGGCTGCGCGCAGTCTCCGATCAGACGCCCAGGGCGTCGGCTCAGCGGTCGGCAAGGCGGGCGACGACGGCGCGGCAGGCATGGACAAGATCGGCACGCACACCGCGAGCGCGCGTCGGGAACTGCTTGTCATGGCGCACGAACTTGCCACAGGCAACATCAAGAATTTCGGCGGTTCGCTGATGGTCTACGCCGAGCAGGTTGATTTCTTCGCCTTCGCGCTTTCGCCAGTCGGTGCGGCCATCTCGGCGGTAGTAGCCGGTCTCGGCCTGTTCGCGGTTGCTGCCTACAAGGGGCACGAGGAAGCCGATACGCTGACGAAGTCGCTGCAAACAACCGGTAATTATGCTGGCCAGACGGCGAGCAGCTTCGCTGCGTTGACCCAGGCGATCGCGGCAAGCACGGGCAACAGTCTCGGGACTGCACGTGAAGGGCTGCAGGCGCTTGTATCGTCGGGGCAGATCACCGGACAGTCGCTGCAGGTGCTCGGTGAGGATGTCGTGCGCATGCACGACCTGACCGGCGAGAAGCTCGAAGACATCGCGAAGGATTACGCGCGGATGCCGGAGGGCGTGGCGAAGTGGGCCGAGCAGCACAATCAGAGCATGCACTTCATCACGACGTCGACCTACGACTACATCCGTCAACTCGAGGATGCAGGTGACAGGCAGGGTGCGATGCTCGTGGTTGCGAAGGCACTCGACGACCACCTGCGCATGGAGTCGCTGCCTAACCTCGGTTACCTTCAGACGGCCTGGCACGGTGTCGGTTCGGCAATCCAGAGCGCGTGGGAATGGATGAAGTCGATCGGGCGGGCGGAGACGGCCGCCGAGCAGATTGCGAACGCAACGGCAGAGGTGCAGCGGCTGCAGAACGCGCTTAATGCGCCTTCTGGTGCGATGAACACTGACCTTCTGCAACCGCAATTGCAGGCGGCACAGGCAAGACTGGAATCGCTCAATCGGGACGCATTGCGCGAGCAGGACGCCGCACTCGACAAATCGCAGCAGGCTCAGGTTCAGCAGGCGGGCATCGCCGCTTCGGATTTTCTGAAAAAATTGCGCGACGAAGAGAAGGGCATCAACCGGGTCAACGATGCGCTCGACGACTACCGGCGCAGGGTCGCCGAATACAACCAGGCCAATCCGGGAAATGCCGTCTCCAAACAGCAGCAGGCAACCGACGAGGCTTACCTGCGCAAGCAATACACGGATACGTCGGGGGCGACGGAGGCGAACAAGGTCCGCAAAAGCCTGCTGGATGCCGCATTGCAGGACACGAAGAACGGTCTGGAACTGATCCAGTCGGCGTATAAAAATGCCGATGATCAGCTGCAGGCACTGCACAAAGCGACTTTGATTTCCGATCAGACGTTTTACACGGCGGAAATCACACTGGCCGATGACGCGGCTCAGAAGACTGTCGCGGCCTATGAGCAGGAAAGGTCGACGCTGCAGGCGGCGTACTGGAAAGCGCCGTTGCAGGACCGGATCAGGATCACCCAGGAGATCGGTGAGCTCGACACGAAGATCGCGAAGGCGCGTCAGGACAACGCCGCGAAGGACGCGGTCTATATGACGCAGCAGACGGAGGCGCAACGTAAGTATCAGAAGTCGATCGAGGATGCGCGCGATGCACTGCTGGCACAGTCGGGCGTCACGGTTCCGAAAGCCACCCACGATTTTGACGAGCGTAACCGGGGGGCGAGGTTGCAGGCGGCGACGACGGGGGATCTGGGCAGTGCGGCGTTTCTCGACCAGAGCCGGCAGCTCACGATTCTCAACGCGCAGTACAACGATATCGTCGCGCGGGCGAAGGATGCCCAGAACAGTATCTCGCTGGATCAGCAGGAAGGGCTGACCGGGTTGCTTGATGCCTTCTCGGCGTTGCGTTCCAATTCGGCGGAGACGGTGCAGTCGTTGCAATCTATCTATGACCAGGTGAACAGGCTGTCGTGGACCACCAGCGACGAAGGCGTGTTGCGCAGTCTCGACCAGTTGCGCGACCGGATTCGTCAGTCGATGCTCGACAGCCAGGGCTATCTGAAGGATTTCACGGACGCGGGCAAGACGGCGTTTTCGAGCCTGTTTTCGGACATCGTGTCGGGCACGCGGACGCCGGCGCAGGCCGTGCAATCAATGGTGTCGAGCATGCTCTCTTCGTTCGCTCAACTCTTCGCAAACAGGGTGTACGCGAGCATTACGAACAGTCTCTTCGGTGCGCTGTTTGGCTCGGCATCAGGCACGGGCAGCGCGGCCTACGGCTTCACGATGCCGGCATCGATCCAGGGCAGCGGCTCGCTGTTTGGCGTGGGTGCCGGCCTCGGCTTTGCGACGGGTGGGTCGGTATGGGGGCCGGGAACGGGTACAAGCGACAGCATCAATGCGCGGCTTTCAAACGGCGAATTTGTCGTGAAGGAAAGCGTCGTGTCGAAGCCGGGGATGCGCACCTTCCTCGAAGAGCTGAACGGGGACGGCAGGGTCAGCGGCCGCAACCGCTTCGCCAGCGGCGGATACGTCGGCGACGATTCGCCCGGCGCGGGCGCAGCCTCCGGCCCGAACATCGATCTGCATATCCATAACGCGCCGGCTGGTGTCGAGCAGGTGACGCAGTCGCGCCTGCCAGATGGCGGCCTGCGCATGGATGTGATTCTCGAAAAAGTCGACCAGCATATCGCGTCCGGTATTGCATCCGGGCGGGGCGCAACGGCCCGCACAATGCAACGCCGGTACGGTCTTAACCGAACCCTGGGGCAACCCTGA
- a CDS encoding DUF1799 domain-containing protein — MGHLPARYIGSHAKKLIDAARLWAGVDVDENPIDAGVADALAAFGARAEDVAQARTQQSEPEFGVYPENWPTVQVFLALTTQWRTVAVSTWGSARLIQTGLDYSAIEPVMKLTGVKPKRRAAIFEKVRIMEEAALDALFPT; from the coding sequence GTGGGACACCTTCCTGCAAGGTACATCGGGAGCCACGCGAAAAAACTGATCGACGCGGCACGGCTATGGGCAGGCGTCGATGTCGACGAGAATCCGATCGATGCCGGTGTTGCTGATGCACTGGCCGCGTTCGGTGCGCGTGCGGAGGATGTCGCGCAGGCACGCACGCAGCAGAGCGAGCCCGAATTCGGGGTCTATCCCGAGAACTGGCCTACCGTTCAGGTGTTTCTCGCGCTGACCACGCAATGGCGCACAGTCGCTGTCTCCACATGGGGCAGCGCGAGACTCATTCAGACGGGCCTCGATTACAGCGCTATCGAGCCGGTCATGAAACTGACCGGTGTGAAGCCGAAACGCCGTGCCGCGATCTTCGAGAAAGTGCGGATCATGGAGGAGGCAGCGCTCGACGCGCTGTTCCCGACGTAG